The window CCCATAAGTAGTTGTTTTCATTGGATTTCTTTTTTTCACTGGTATTAATGGTAATCCTGATGCTTCTGCCATCTCAATTACCGCAGTTTTTCCATCTCCCATTATTCCATATCTAGCTTCAATTTTTTCCATAAGAGGATTATTTACTGTTATTGTTACAAATTTCCCTTTTGTTCCTTCAACTAAAGAAGCTACTGTACCCTCTCCTCCATCAGCAATTGGTACTTTTATTACTTCAGCTTCAGGATATACTCTTTTTACTCCAATTTCTATTGCTTGTCCAAGTTCAAAAGAGCTTAAACTTCCTTTAAACGAATCTATAGCTACTACTACTTTCATAACTCCTCCTACAAATATTTTTAGTTATTTTACTTATTTTAGTATAGATATCCTTTTTTTTCAATACTATTTTAAAATAAAAAAGTGTTGGAAACTCCCAACACTAGATAATTATCTTCTCTGTTATACTCTTTTTTTCTTTTAAGTAACTCGCTAAATACACAAATGGTGTATCCATTGTAGCTACTATAACTTTCATAACATAAGTTACTAAAAATATCTCTACTAAAACTTCAAATGGATAAACTCCTGCAAAAGCAATTGTTGTAAAAATAAGATTATCAATTAGTTGACTTACTAAAGTACTAAAATTATTTCTTATCCATATATGCTTTTTAGCTGGAAATCTATCTTTCCAAAATTTGTAAGCCCATACATCATGTCTTTGTGAAACACCGTATGCCACTAATCCTGCAAAAAGTATTCTAGGCATAAAATCAAATATCATCTTTAAACTTTTAAAGTTTTCTGCTCCAGCCTGTACTGTACTTGGAACAAAAGACACCGCAATTTTCATTATTATAGCAGTTACAATCATACTAAAAAATCCAAGTTTAACTGCACTTTTAGCCTCTTCCTCTCCATAATTTTCAGATAATATATCAGTTACTAAAAATCCACCTGCATACATTATATTCCCCAAAGTTGTTTCAAATCCAAAAAGATTTACTAAAAGTACTACTTGAATATTTGCTAATATACTACTAATTGGAACCCAAATAAAAAGTCCTAACTTTCCAAATTTTTTATATATAAAAATTATACTAAAGAAATTTACAAAAAGCATTATTATCCATAAAATTTCATTTCTCATAACTATCTCCT of the Cetobacterium sp. NK01 genome contains:
- a CDS encoding queuosine precursor transporter, encoding MRNEILWIIMLFVNFFSIIFIYKKFGKLGLFIWVPISSILANIQVVLLVNLFGFETTLGNIMYAGGFLVTDILSENYGEEEAKSAVKLGFFSMIVTAIIMKIAVSFVPSTVQAGAENFKSLKMIFDFMPRILFAGLVAYGVSQRHDVWAYKFWKDRFPAKKHIWIRNNFSTLVSQLIDNLIFTTIAFAGVYPFEVLVEIFLVTYVMKVIVATMDTPFVYLASYLKEKKSITEKIII